One Cydia pomonella isolate Wapato2018A chromosome 14, ilCydPomo1, whole genome shotgun sequence DNA segment encodes these proteins:
- the LOC133524858 gene encoding uncharacterized protein LOC133524858, giving the protein MYNDFDSVQTDIENLTEIPGDEHTERENFETSYFGALAAAQELLSRHTAAGAASAAPEDNLVTGSNVVTALTGGPNIKLPTIHLPTFSGRYQDWLEYHDTYKSLIHDNQSIPIIHKFHYLRSSLKDGASLVIKSQEFSSDNYKVAWDLLCERYTNDRILVNNHLNALFNINPVLQESSRALRNTIDLVNKNLRALKTLNLPTEHWDILIIHMVTSKLDSATLRDWETERNNIKKLPTLTEFTTFLRNRADLLETTEEAQTLNKPRRHSDITHNRPKSFLVNHAQNQTQYKYKCPVCKNNHSIYQCTKFKTMPVESRINKVNQLNLCTNCLRSGHDEQRCRLSSCRLCTQRHNTMLHINNQAKADPKSSTSKPNDCVASPTLKEHTQAPQQITNSAALCSTFGSHRVPLSTAVINVSDYDGHTHQVRVLLDNGSISSFITKDLQEKLKLPSYSTSISVTGLEKKRSSITEHCDVTITSRTQDYTAEVNCFVVQEITDMIPFTKLNCDSFTIPPHIHLADPNFHEPSEVQMLLGPELFWECLTYNHISLGKKKPVLVETTLGWLVAGSIHTQNSKQKQPYTVHCNLINNIELDAKLDKFFELESVPSTQQIHTKGESECERIFTQTTTRHPDGKFVVTIPLKESPECLGDFKTQALLRFQALERKFKRNPEFKQKYIEFIDEYLRLGHMSENTDIHTNETSYFLPHHAICRESSLTSRLRTVFDGSAVSSSGKSFNDIQYVGPTVQDDLLSILIRFRQHKFVVTSDVQKMYRQIYVTESQRSLQQILWRSDTSQPIKQYKLNTVTYGTSSAPYLATRCLVQLGQDCAEKNVSETILHDFYVDDYISGNDDKATLLETCRGVIKTLESAHFHLRKWRSNAPSLLDNLVADNSSDELFKLDTENHSKTLGLLWSCQSDELLFSVAENLKPKPTNKRSILSTIATIFDPLGLINPCLLPAKLILQSLWAKNISWEGQLPEDIEAQWNNFAKQIPEIVEIRIPRRIICDFYVKVELHAFSDASNKAYASCIYLRSISNTGQVSVHLALAKSKIAPLKQKLSTPRLELLGALLSIQLAKKVKNSLRLNIDSQHFWSDSTIVLCWIKTCKQQLKQFVYNRITEINNNSDPTDWHYVPTTLNPADIGSRGQSASNLKNSPLWWEGPPFLHETEIQWPTQPQNLPLENLPEVKIQCHVSTEQCEDNFTSKYSNFCKLQRIVAYMNRFVHNCKNITNKNTGPLKVSELNLSLQMLCKQVQTDKFSEQLSRLLNKRPLSHKDTLLKFNPFVDTFGIMRVGGRLASSYYDYNTKHPILLHASHHITKILVHHYHRMLMHTGPQLMLATLRHRYWIINGRNLCRQTSQSCITCLRYSGKTHQPIMGNLPLQRVQSEYVFANTSCDYAGPILIASRKGRGCQMKKAYIVVFVCLAVRAVHLELVTDLTAMGFIAALNRFIARRGKPATILSDNGTCFIGACNELAKFLKNNSEEITSYSASKEIEFKFCPAYSPHFNGLAEGAVKQNCRSETNGAGMEAS; this is encoded by the exons ATGTACAATGATTTTGATTCAGTTCAAACTGACATAGAAAATTTGACGGAAATTCCAGGTGACGAGCACACAGAACGGGAAAATTTCGAGACAAGCTACTTCGGTGCCTTGGCTGCTGCGCAGGAACTGCTCAGCAGGCACACCGCGGCTGGTGCTGCTTCTGCGGCGCCTGAGGACAATCTGGTAACGGGTTCCAATGTCGTTACTGCACTCACAGGTGGgccaaatattaaattacctacaattCATTTACCTACCTTTTCTGGGCGCTATCAGGACTGGTTAGAATACCATGATACCTACAAATCTCTCATACACGATAATCAATCAATTCCAATTATCCACAAATTTCATTATTTGCGAAGTTCATTGAAAGACGGTGCTTCACTCGTAATTAAATCACAAGAGTTCTCGTCTGATAACTATAAAGTCGCGTGGGATTTGCTTTGTGAACGTTACACAAACGATAGAATATTGGTAAATAATCACTTAAAtgcattatttaacataaaccCCGTGCTTCAAGAATCTTCAAGGGCCTTACGAAATACTATAGATTTAGTCAATAAAAATCTCAGGGCTTTGAAGACTCTTAATTTACCCACAGAGCACTGGGATATCCTCATAATCCACATGGTAACTAGCAAACTCGATTCAGCCACTTTGCGCGATTGGGAAACCGAGcgcaataatattaaaaaactaccAACATTAACGGAATTTACCACTTTCTTAAGAAATCGCGCAGATTTGCTAGAAACCACGGAGGAGGCACAAACACTAAATAAACCACGTCGACACAGCGACATTACTCACAATCGTCCTAAATCATTTCTTGTAAACCATGCTCAAAATCAGACTCAGTATAAATATAAGTGTCCTGTTTGCAAAAATAATCACTCAATTTATCAATGTACTAAGTTTAAAACAATGCCAGTTGAATCCCGCATTAATAAAGTGAATCAATTGAATCTTTGCACAAATTGTTTGCGATCAGGACATGACGAACAACGTTGCAGGCTGAGCTCATGCCGGCTTTGCACACAAAGACACAATACCATGCTACATATAAACAATCAAGCAAAGGCAGACCCTAAGTCTTCCACATCCAAACCTAATGATTGTGTAGCATCACCAACTCTAAAAGAGCATACACAAGCTCCACAACAAATTACAAACAGTGCTGCTTTATGCTCCACGTTCGGTAGCCATCGTGTACCGTTATCTACAGCTGTCATCAACGTCAGCGACTATGATGGCCACACACACCAAGTTAGAGTTCTCTTGGACAACGGAAGTATATCTAGTTTCATTACCAAAGATCttcaagaaaaattaaaattaccttCTTATTCCACTAGCATATCCGTCACAGGGTTAGAAAAGAAAAGATCAAGCATCACCGAACATTGTGATGTAACCATAACTTCACGTACGCAAGATTACACAGCAGAAGTCAATTGCTTCGTTGTCCAAGAGATCACTGATATGATTCCATTCACCAAACTAAATTGTGATTCGTTCACTATTCCCCCTCACATCCACCTAGCGGACCCGAACTTTCACGAGCCATCCGAGGTGCAGATGCTGCTGGGTCCAGAACTCTTTTGGGAGTGCCTTACATATAATCACATATCCCTGGGCAAGAAAAAACCCGTCCTAGTTGAAACAACACTCGGATGGCTTGTTGCAGGTTCTATACATACACAAAATTCTAAACAAAAGCAACCCTATACAGTCCATTGCAATCTAATCAACAACATTGAGCTCGATGCAAAACTAGACAAGTTTTTTGAACTAGAATCAGTTCCATCCACTCAACAAATCCACACTAAAGGTGAGAGTGAATGCGAACGCATatttacacaaacaacaacCCGCCACCCAGATGGTAAGTTTGTTGTCACAATACCATTAAAAGAATCTCCTGAATGTTTGGGCGATTTTAAAACACAAGCATTACTTCGATTTCAAGCATTAGAGCGTAAATTCAAGCGCAATCCagaattcaaacaaaaatacatagaatTTATTGACGAATACCTAAGATTAGGTCACATGTCAGAAAACACTGACATACATACCAACGAAACTTCATATTTTTTGCCACATCATGCAATTTGTCGCGAATCCAGTCTAACTTCTCGCTTGCGGACAGTTTTTGATGGTTCTGCAGTTTCTAGCTCAGGGAAATCATTTAATGACATACAATACGTTGGGCCGACTGTACAAGACGATTTGCTAAGCATATTAATTCGATTCCGACAGCATAAATTCGTAGTCACTTCAGATGTCCAAAAAATGTACAGACAAATCTATGTAACTGAAAGTCAAAGAAGTCTGCAGCAAATTCTGTGGCGCTCAGACACTTCACAACCAatcaaacaatataaattaaatactgtCACTTATGGGACATCCAGTGCTCCATATCTTGCCACCAGATGTCTTGTACAGTTGGGTCAAGACTGCgcagaaaaaaatgtaagtgAAACAATCTTACACGATTTCTATGTAGATGACTACATCTCAGGAAATGATGACAAAGCCACTCTGTTAGAAACATGCAGAGGCGTCATTAAAACACTAGAAAGTGCTCATTTTCATTTAAGAAAGTGGCGTTCAAATGCACCATCATTACTAGATAATTTAGTTGCAGACAACAGTAGCGATGAACTATTTAAATTGGACACAGAAAATCACTCGAAAACCTTAGGTTTACTTTGGTCATGTCAATCTGATGAGCTGCTGTTCTCTGTAGCTGAAAATCTAAAACCCAAACCCACTAACAAACGCAGCATTCTATCCACCATTGCCACGATTTTTGATCCTTTGGGACTAATAAACCCATGTTTGCTACCAGCTAAACTAATTTTACAGTCCTTGTGGGCTAAAAATATTTCTTGGGAAGGTCAATTACCCGAGGACATCGAGGCTCAGTGGAACAATTTTGCTAAACAAATACCAGAAATAGTCGAAATTCGTATCCCGCGCAGAATAATATGTGATTTTTACGTCAAGGTCGAGCTACATGCTTTCAGCGATGCCAGTAATAAAGCTTATGCATCATGCATATACCTACGCTCAATTTCCAATACAGGACAGGTTAGTGTACATTTAGCATTAGCCAAAAGCAAAATTGCTCCACTGAAACAGAAATTAAGTACCCCACGCTTAGAATTACTAGGGGCCCTCTTATCGATACAACTagcaaaaaaggtaaaaaattcACTGCGCTTGAATATCGATTCACAGCATTTTTGGTCTGATTCAACTATAGTTCTGTGCTGGATAAAAACATGTAAAcaacaattaaaacaatttgtCTACAATAGAATCACAGAAATCAATAACAACTCTGACCCCACAGATTGGCACTATGTACCCACAACCTTGAACCCTGCCGACATAGGTAGTAGGGGTCAGAGCGCATCAAACCTGAAAAATTCACCTTTGTGGTGGGAAGGACCGCCCTTCCTTCATGAAACGGAAATACAATGGCCTACTCAACCTCAAAACTTACCTTTAGAAAATTTGCCTGAAGTCAAAATACAATGTCACGTTTCAACTGAACAATGCGAGGATAATTTTACCTCTAAATACTCAAACTTTTGTAAATTGCAACGTATTGTAGCATACATGAATAGATTCGTTCataactgtaaaaatataacaaacaagAATACAGGTCCATTAAAGGTGTCAGAGCTTAATCTGTCTTTACAAATGTTGTGCAAACAAGTGCAGACTGACAAATTTAGCGAGCAACTCTCGCGTTTGCTAAATAAGCGCCCACTTTCTCACAAAGATACTCTGTTGAAATTTAATCCATTTGTAGATACTTTCGGAATTATGCGAGTAGGCGGTAGACTTGCAAGTTCATATTAcgattataacacaaaacaccCTATTTTATTACATGCATCGCATCACATCACTAAAATATTAGTACACCATTACCATCGAATGTTAATGCACACTGGACCACAGCTGATGCTAGCAACATTACGTCACAGGTACTGGATAATTAACGGCCGTAACCTTTGCAGACAGACTTCACAAAGCTGCATTACATGTTTAAGATATTCGGGTAAAACTCATCAGCCAATAATGGGCAACTTGCCACTGCAAAGGGTACAGTCCGAATATGTATTTGCTAACACATCCTGTGACTACGCTGGGCCAATCCTGATAGCGAGCAGAAAGGGTCGTGGTTGTCAAATGAAGAAAGCATATatagttgtttttgtttgtttggcaGTGAGGGCCGTACACTTGGAGCTCGTCACTGATTTGACAGCCATGGGCTTTATTGCCGCTTTAAATAGATTCATAGCCCGCAGAGGCAAACCAGCCACCATTTTGTCAGATAATGGTACTTGTTTCATAGGGGCTTGTAACGAATTAGCAAAGttccttaaaaataattctgaAGAAATAACGTCATATTCAGCTTCAAAGGAAATAGAATTCAAATTTTGTCCTGCTTATAGCCCACATTTTAATGGTTTGGCGGAGGGCGCAGTTAAGCAG AACTGCAGGTCCGAAACAAATGGCGCAGGGATGGAGGCCAGCTGA